One Arthrobacter sp. FW306-07-I genomic window carries:
- a CDS encoding polyprenyl synthetase family protein: MTAAEQLRNEQADFVAGVAGELTGFLTARQSVMSGISPDIEPIMGSISNLVTGGKRLRALMCYWGWRGAGGEAGASQVVTAGAALELFQAAALIHDDIIDRSDTRRGGPSVHRRFSELHTSQGWALDSERFGQAAAILAGDLCLSFSEEAFTDIGERAASGSRARLIFNLMRAEVMAGQYLDILEEVAGPVRDRAGAVGRAQSIIRFKSAKYSTEHPLALGGALAGASNELLRGYSAFALPLGEAFQLRDDVLGVFGDPLTTGKPAGDDLREGKRTVLVALALDQATPEESAFIDASLGSPDLSDADILEIRRIIEDSGALQATEVLISEFGAAAFEALDGLPLEELPKIALRKLAEAAVSRAS; this comes from the coding sequence GTGACGGCAGCGGAGCAGCTACGGAATGAACAAGCCGACTTCGTGGCAGGCGTGGCAGGCGAGCTCACGGGATTCCTGACCGCGCGGCAGTCAGTAATGTCCGGCATCTCCCCGGACATCGAACCAATCATGGGTTCCATCTCCAACCTCGTCACCGGCGGCAAGCGCCTCCGCGCCCTGATGTGCTACTGGGGCTGGCGCGGCGCAGGGGGCGAGGCCGGGGCTAGCCAGGTTGTCACAGCCGGCGCTGCGCTTGAGCTGTTCCAGGCCGCCGCACTGATCCATGACGACATCATCGACCGCTCGGACACCCGCCGCGGCGGTCCCAGCGTCCACCGGCGCTTCAGCGAGTTGCACACGTCCCAGGGCTGGGCACTGGACAGCGAACGGTTCGGCCAGGCGGCCGCCATCCTTGCGGGCGATCTTTGCCTGTCCTTCAGCGAGGAGGCGTTTACCGACATCGGTGAACGGGCCGCCTCCGGAAGCAGGGCGAGGCTGATTTTCAACCTGATGCGAGCAGAGGTCATGGCCGGCCAGTACCTGGACATCCTGGAGGAAGTGGCGGGACCTGTCCGGGACCGGGCGGGAGCGGTCGGCAGGGCGCAGTCCATCATCCGGTTCAAGAGCGCCAAATACTCCACCGAGCACCCACTGGCCCTGGGCGGAGCCCTGGCCGGAGCGTCGAATGAACTGCTCCGCGGCTATTCGGCTTTCGCCCTTCCGCTCGGCGAGGCCTTCCAACTCCGCGATGACGTCCTTGGCGTGTTTGGGGATCCGCTCACCACCGGCAAGCCGGCCGGCGATGATTTGCGCGAAGGAAAACGTACTGTCCTGGTGGCCCTCGCACTGGATCAGGCCACCCCGGAAGAGTCCGCATTCATTGATGCGAGCCTGGGCAGCCCCGACCTGTCGGACGCTGACATCCTGGAAATCCGGCGCATCATCGAGGATTCCGGAGCGTTGCAGGCCACCGAAGTCCTTATTAGTGAGTTCGGCGCTGCAGCATTCGAGGCACTTGATGGGCTTCCGTTGGAGGAGTTGCCCAAAATTGCGCTTCGGAAGCTGGCTGAAGCTGCTGTCAGCCGAGCCTCCTGA
- a CDS encoding Rv2175c family DNA-binding protein translates to MSNVENLVGEWLPLPDVARLLDVSITKVHSLIDERALVALRVGERKIRSVPAEFIQDGQVVDSLKGTIVVLADAGYSDEDLIVWLFTADESLRGRPIDALREGRKTEIRRRAQTLAW, encoded by the coding sequence GTGAGTAATGTAGAAAACCTGGTGGGCGAGTGGTTGCCACTGCCCGACGTCGCCCGTTTATTGGATGTTTCCATCACTAAGGTCCATAGCCTCATTGATGAGCGTGCCCTGGTGGCACTACGGGTGGGGGAACGGAAGATCCGGTCTGTTCCCGCCGAATTCATCCAGGACGGCCAGGTAGTGGACAGCCTTAAGGGCACCATTGTGGTGCTGGCCGACGCCGGCTACTCGGATGAGGACCTTATTGTCTGGCTGTTTACGGCCGACGAGTCATTGCGCGGCCGCCCCATTGACGCGCTGCGGGAAGGCCGCAAGACCGAAATCAGGCGCAGGGCCCAGACCCTGGCCTGGTAA
- a CDS encoding alpha/beta hydrolase yields MTESSIPPRPAAFSYPGHGVNARIGVALCHGFTGSPLSIMPWAQHLADLGYAVTVPLLPGHGTDWRQLASTGWKDWYRSYEKAFLDLAGRTDACFTAGLSMGGAIALLAAARHPVAGVSVVNPGLSFYDWRVRIIGLLKYVQRTTVPLQEDQTGAPATDDGDYSLTPLSAVHELKKLFRAAVRGLPSVNAPVQVFKSRTDAVVPPTSLALLRKGLGANLAAVEELASSGHVATLDVDAPAIFAGSDEFFAAHARRTTTLETP; encoded by the coding sequence ATGACTGAAAGCAGCATTCCGCCCCGTCCGGCCGCTTTCAGCTATCCAGGCCACGGTGTTAATGCCCGCATCGGGGTGGCCCTGTGCCATGGATTTACGGGCAGCCCGCTGAGCATCATGCCGTGGGCGCAGCACCTTGCGGACTTGGGGTACGCCGTCACCGTCCCCCTTCTCCCGGGGCACGGTACGGACTGGCGCCAGCTCGCCTCGACTGGCTGGAAGGACTGGTACCGCAGCTACGAAAAGGCCTTCCTCGACCTCGCCGGCCGGACGGACGCCTGCTTCACCGCCGGCCTGTCGATGGGCGGGGCCATCGCACTGCTTGCCGCTGCCCGCCATCCAGTGGCCGGGGTCAGCGTGGTGAACCCGGGCTTGAGCTTCTACGACTGGCGGGTGCGGATCATCGGCCTGCTTAAATATGTCCAGCGCACCACCGTTCCCCTCCAGGAGGACCAGACCGGCGCCCCCGCAACCGATGACGGCGACTACTCTCTGACTCCGCTGTCCGCGGTGCACGAGCTGAAGAAACTGTTCCGCGCAGCCGTGCGCGGCCTGCCCAGCGTGAATGCTCCCGTCCAGGTTTTCAAGTCGCGCACCGATGCCGTGGTGCCGCCCACCTCCCTGGCCCTGCTGCGGAAGGGGTTGGGCGCGAACCTCGCGGCGGTGGAAGAGCTTGCCAGCAGCGGACATGTGGCTACTCTGGACGTTGACGCGCCCGCCATCTTCGCGGGGTCGGACGAATTCTTCGCCGCCCATGCCCGCCGCACCACTACTTTGGAGACGCCATGA
- the dinB gene encoding DNA polymerase IV, giving the protein MHVDMDAFFVSVELRTRPELRGKPVIVGFPGERSVVLSGSYEARAFGVKSAMPMAVAMRMCPQAVVIEPRHKLYYEVSGQLMGIFESITGLVEPLSVDEAFLDVTGALRRLGPPRGIGELIRRRVAAELGITASVGIAETKFVAKIASTRCKPDGLLLIGPDETVPYLHSLPVGALWGVGAKTGEVLAKMGIRTVADVAATPVSSLKKVLGATGEHVHQLAWGIDPRPVTPVRLEKSIGAEETFATDTDDDALLRRELLRLSHRTAGRLRSSGMVARTVALKLRFADFSTVTRSRTVQTPVDSAQLIYAVALQLLESLGTRAMAVRLVGVRAEQLEEAARTSLQLSIDRRDENWRAAEQALDEVTRRFGSKSVLPARLMEPENPAGDGTQRTA; this is encoded by the coding sequence ATGCACGTGGACATGGATGCTTTCTTTGTTTCCGTGGAGCTCCGGACGCGCCCCGAACTTCGCGGCAAGCCCGTGATCGTGGGCTTCCCGGGAGAGCGGTCAGTTGTCCTCTCCGGCTCGTACGAAGCCCGCGCCTTCGGCGTCAAGTCCGCGATGCCCATGGCCGTGGCCATGCGCATGTGTCCGCAGGCGGTGGTCATTGAACCGCGGCACAAGCTCTACTACGAGGTGTCGGGGCAGCTGATGGGGATCTTTGAGTCCATCACCGGGCTCGTGGAACCCCTCAGTGTGGATGAGGCGTTCCTGGACGTCACCGGCGCGCTCCGCCGGCTGGGGCCGCCGAGGGGAATAGGTGAGCTGATCCGCCGCCGGGTCGCAGCCGAACTGGGCATCACCGCCTCCGTGGGAATCGCCGAGACCAAGTTCGTAGCGAAAATTGCCTCCACCCGGTGCAAGCCGGACGGGCTGCTGCTCATCGGGCCGGATGAAACCGTGCCGTATCTGCACAGCCTTCCCGTAGGTGCCCTGTGGGGTGTAGGGGCGAAAACCGGGGAGGTCCTGGCAAAAATGGGAATCAGGACGGTGGCGGACGTTGCCGCAACCCCGGTCTCCTCCCTTAAGAAGGTCCTGGGGGCCACGGGGGAGCATGTGCACCAGCTTGCCTGGGGCATCGATCCCCGCCCGGTTACCCCGGTGCGGCTGGAAAAGAGCATTGGAGCCGAAGAAACCTTCGCCACGGATACCGACGACGACGCGCTCCTCCGCCGGGAACTCCTGCGGCTCTCGCACCGGACGGCAGGGCGGTTGCGGAGCTCCGGAATGGTGGCCAGGACCGTGGCGCTGAAGTTGCGCTTCGCGGATTTTTCCACCGTAACCCGCAGCAGGACGGTGCAGACTCCGGTGGACAGCGCCCAGCTGATCTACGCAGTGGCACTGCAGCTCCTGGAGTCGCTCGGAACCAGGGCGATGGCCGTAAGGCTCGTGGGCGTCCGGGCAGAGCAGCTCGAGGAGGCGGCGCGTACCTCGCTCCAGCTCAGCATCGACCGCCGGGACGAGAACTGGAGGGCGGCCGAACAGGCCCTTGACGAGGTGACCCGCAGGTTCGGCAGCAAGTCCGTGCTGCCGGCACGTTTAATGGAGCCGGAAAATCCGGCCGGGGACGGCACGCAACGGACTGCTTAA
- a CDS encoding class II 3-deoxy-7-phosphoheptulonate synthase, translated as MTELSAKPAFSLSSTAQSGAANYPGLDHWRDLPISQQPSWQDREVFDASVKELSVLPPLVFAGEVDVLRERLAAAAQGKAFLLQGGDCAETFEAATADKISARVKTILQMAVVLTYGAAMPVIKMGRMAGQFAKPRSSNDETRDGVTLPAYRGDIVNGYEFTPESRGHDASRMLRAYHTSASTLNLIRAFTQGGFADLRSVHQWNKGFTENPAHARYESLARDIDRAIKFMASCGADFEALKRVEFFASHEALLLDYERALTRIDSRTGFPYDTSAHFLWIGERTRELDHAHVDFLSRVRNPIGVKLGPSTTGDDALRLIDKLDPDREPGRLTFITRMGAGNIREKLPAVVEKVTASGAQVLWVTDPMHGNTVTSPNGYKTRNFDDVIDEVRGFFEVHHGLGTVPGGLHVEMTGDDVAECLGGADPIDQDAFLDRYESVCDPRLNHMQSLEMAFLVAGALAKH; from the coding sequence GTGACTGAGCTATCTGCAAAACCCGCATTTTCGCTGTCCAGCACCGCCCAGAGCGGAGCAGCCAACTATCCCGGACTGGACCACTGGCGGGACCTTCCCATCTCGCAGCAGCCAAGCTGGCAGGACCGGGAAGTTTTTGATGCGTCCGTGAAGGAGTTGTCCGTCCTTCCGCCGCTGGTATTCGCAGGCGAAGTGGACGTGCTTCGTGAGCGGCTGGCCGCTGCTGCCCAGGGCAAGGCGTTCCTGCTGCAGGGCGGCGACTGCGCGGAAACCTTCGAGGCCGCCACGGCGGACAAGATCAGCGCCCGTGTCAAGACCATCCTCCAGATGGCCGTGGTCCTCACCTACGGTGCGGCCATGCCCGTCATCAAAATGGGGCGGATGGCAGGCCAATTCGCCAAGCCCCGTTCCTCCAATGACGAAACCCGCGACGGCGTAACCCTGCCCGCCTACCGCGGCGACATAGTCAACGGGTACGAGTTCACCCCTGAGTCCCGCGGCCACGACGCCTCCCGGATGCTGCGTGCCTACCACACCTCCGCATCCACGCTGAACCTCATCCGGGCCTTCACCCAGGGTGGCTTTGCCGACCTTCGCTCCGTACACCAGTGGAACAAGGGGTTCACCGAGAACCCCGCGCACGCCCGCTACGAATCGCTGGCCAGGGATATCGACCGTGCCATCAAGTTCATGGCCTCCTGCGGCGCCGACTTCGAGGCCCTCAAGCGCGTCGAGTTCTTCGCAAGCCACGAGGCCCTGCTGCTGGATTACGAACGGGCCCTGACCCGCATCGACTCCCGCACCGGATTCCCCTACGACACCTCCGCGCACTTCCTGTGGATCGGGGAGCGCACCCGCGAACTGGACCACGCCCACGTCGACTTCCTGTCGCGCGTGCGCAACCCCATCGGCGTCAAGCTTGGCCCGTCCACCACAGGCGATGACGCCCTGCGCCTGATCGACAAGCTGGACCCGGACCGCGAGCCCGGCCGCCTCACATTTATCACCCGCATGGGCGCCGGCAACATCCGCGAAAAGCTGCCGGCCGTCGTCGAGAAGGTCACTGCCTCCGGCGCGCAGGTCCTGTGGGTCACCGACCCCATGCACGGAAACACTGTCACCTCGCCCAACGGCTACAAGACACGCAATTTCGACGACGTCATCGACGAGGTGCGCGGGTTCTTCGAGGTGCACCACGGCCTGGGCACGGTGCCTGGTGGCCTCCACGTGGAGATGACCGGCGACGATGTGGCGGAATGCCTCGGCGGCGCGGACCCGATCGACCAGGATGCGTTCCTGGACCGTTACGAGTCTGTCTGCGATCCGCGGCTGAACCACATGCAGTCACTCGAAATGGCCTTCCTGGTGGCTGGCGCCCTCGCCAAGCACTAG
- a CDS encoding DUF3040 domain-containing protein — translation MPLSEHEQKLLEQLEKQLHEDDPKFANSLGSDPGRSWSTRHVVIGVLCALAGVFLLLLGVTLQNIFVGVLGFVVMGGGVYFATMRSSRGGAAAKGGGAKPGKQRSSFMSSLEERWDERRRGEP, via the coding sequence ATGCCGCTGTCGGAGCACGAACAGAAGCTGCTTGAGCAGCTTGAGAAGCAGCTTCACGAGGACGACCCGAAGTTCGCGAACTCATTGGGTTCGGACCCCGGGCGTTCATGGTCCACGAGGCATGTTGTTATTGGGGTCCTCTGCGCACTGGCCGGCGTGTTCCTGTTGCTGCTCGGTGTCACACTCCAGAACATCTTCGTCGGGGTCCTGGGCTTCGTCGTCATGGGCGGTGGGGTGTACTTCGCCACCATGCGAAGTTCCCGTGGAGGTGCAGCCGCCAAGGGTGGCGGGGCAAAGCCAGGCAAGCAACGGAGTTCATTCATGAGCAGCCTGGAAGAACGCTGGGACGAGCGCCGCAGGGGGGAGCCCTAA
- a CDS encoding lysophospholipid acyltransferase family protein yields the protein MFYWVMKRIFLGPVIKLLFRPWVKGLDNIPAQGAAIIASNHLSFSDSIFMPLMVRRPVVFLAKSEYFTGTGIKGRLTAAFFRLTNQLPMDRSGGAASAASLNAGMEVLSAGGLLGIYPEGTRSPDGRLYRGKVGVARLALQAGVPVIPVAMIGTDKVQPIGKRLPNIRRIGMIFGEPLDFSQYREQAEDRTVQRKVTDEIMSSLLRLSGQEYVDEYAAVVKLRLAGKPVEPRAAAEPLAAPVAAEGEFVQDNAAGSPAAGPHGVEDDAGTTAAG from the coding sequence GTGTTCTATTGGGTCATGAAAAGGATCTTCCTCGGTCCGGTGATCAAGCTGCTTTTTCGGCCCTGGGTTAAAGGCCTGGACAACATCCCGGCGCAGGGAGCCGCCATCATCGCCTCAAACCACCTGTCATTCTCCGATTCGATTTTCATGCCGCTCATGGTGCGCCGCCCGGTGGTCTTCCTTGCAAAGTCTGAGTACTTCACGGGGACGGGAATCAAGGGCAGGCTGACGGCGGCGTTCTTCCGCCTCACCAATCAGCTGCCCATGGACAGGTCCGGCGGCGCGGCTTCCGCGGCGTCCTTGAACGCGGGAATGGAAGTGCTCAGCGCAGGCGGACTGCTGGGTATCTACCCCGAGGGCACGCGGAGTCCCGACGGGCGGCTGTACCGCGGCAAGGTGGGCGTGGCCAGGCTTGCGCTGCAGGCGGGAGTCCCCGTCATTCCCGTTGCCATGATCGGCACCGACAAGGTCCAGCCCATAGGCAAACGGCTGCCCAATATCCGCAGGATCGGCATGATCTTCGGCGAACCCCTGGACTTCAGCCAGTACCGGGAGCAGGCCGAGGACAGGACGGTCCAGCGCAAGGTCACCGATGAGATCATGTCCAGCCTGCTGCGACTCTCGGGGCAGGAGTACGTGGACGAATACGCGGCCGTGGTGAAGCTTCGGCTCGCCGGCAAGCCTGTGGAGCCCCGCGCGGCAGCTGAGCCCTTGGCGGCCCCAGTGGCAGCCGAGGGAGAATTCGTGCAGGACAACGCCGCCGGCAGTCCGGCCGCCGGGCCTCATGGCGTGGAGGACGACGCCGGCACAACAGCCGCCGGGTAA
- the pknB gene encoding Stk1 family PASTA domain-containing Ser/Thr kinase yields the protein MQEDVSDPVVGTLVDNRYAVTSRLARGGMSTVYLAVDQRLDREVALKVLHPHLAADENFLGRLGREAKAAARLSHPHVVGVLDQGNDGTTAYLVMEYIRGHTLRDVIRDRGALPPRLALALIDPVVEGLGAAHAAGFIHRDVKPENVLIADDGRIKIGDFGLARAVTSSTSTGALIGTVAYISPELVLGKPADARSDVYSVGIMLYEMLTGRQPFEGEVPIQVAYQHVNGTVGPPSDQVPGLAGEVDELVQWCTANDPENRPVDGNALLQELRHIRTHLTDAELDLLPPAAGGPASQHHTEVLARASNPTTVLPPSRPAAPPYPPAHFAPAQDKVSNAQAPTAQVAYHLRPGLALPDDDDSDSGWSPPPPRLGKRAQRRADKEDEKLRAVAAATPVRTLRQGNPRRRGVLWVLVLLIAALLATGAGWFFGMGPGAAAAVPAVANKTVAQAQQVLSGVGFRSTTSDVFDDEVPTGLVVGSEPAAGTEIRKFQPISLLVSKGPQLFPLPNLTGGTLDEAKSSLNAAQMALGTVSEKFDEDAAAGIVLSQDPAAGSPARHGTPVAIAVSKGPQPIAVPSVIGKSEDDAVAAIEAAGLTARVAPDEVFDRNVPEGDVASQSPANGTLTRGGTVTLTISKGPKMVNVPSFIGRQVEDARKQLKELGFDVKVNNILGGFFGTVRDQSPVNKEVPEGSTVTLTVV from the coding sequence GTGCAGGAAGACGTGTCGGACCCCGTTGTAGGGACGCTGGTAGACAACCGCTACGCAGTCACCTCCAGGCTTGCCCGCGGCGGCATGTCCACGGTCTATCTGGCCGTGGACCAGAGGCTGGACCGCGAAGTGGCATTGAAAGTGCTGCACCCCCACCTTGCTGCTGACGAAAACTTCCTGGGCAGGCTGGGCAGGGAAGCAAAGGCCGCTGCCCGGCTGTCGCATCCCCACGTGGTGGGCGTGCTGGACCAGGGCAACGACGGCACCACGGCCTACCTTGTCATGGAATACATCAGGGGCCATACGCTCCGGGATGTCATCCGGGACAGGGGCGCCCTGCCGCCCAGGCTTGCGTTGGCACTTATTGATCCCGTCGTGGAGGGACTGGGTGCTGCGCACGCAGCGGGTTTTATCCACCGCGACGTGAAGCCCGAAAATGTCCTGATTGCCGATGACGGCAGGATCAAGATCGGTGACTTTGGCCTGGCCCGAGCCGTCACCAGCTCAACCAGCACCGGAGCGCTGATCGGCACGGTTGCCTACATTTCACCGGAACTGGTTTTGGGCAAGCCGGCGGACGCACGCAGCGATGTCTATTCCGTGGGGATCATGCTGTATGAAATGCTGACGGGCCGGCAGCCGTTCGAGGGCGAGGTGCCCATCCAGGTGGCCTACCAGCACGTCAACGGGACGGTGGGTCCGCCGTCGGACCAGGTACCCGGACTGGCAGGCGAGGTGGACGAACTGGTGCAGTGGTGCACCGCCAATGATCCCGAGAACCGGCCGGTGGACGGCAACGCGTTGCTTCAGGAACTGCGGCACATCCGGACCCACCTCACGGATGCGGAACTTGACCTGCTGCCGCCCGCAGCCGGTGGTCCCGCGTCCCAGCACCACACCGAGGTCCTGGCACGCGCCAGCAATCCGACAACCGTGCTGCCGCCTTCGCGGCCCGCTGCGCCGCCTTACCCGCCCGCTCACTTCGCGCCGGCCCAGGACAAGGTATCCAACGCCCAGGCTCCAACCGCCCAGGTGGCCTACCACCTGCGGCCCGGACTGGCACTGCCCGACGACGACGATTCCGACAGCGGCTGGTCTCCCCCGCCGCCCCGGCTGGGAAAGCGGGCCCAGCGCCGTGCCGACAAGGAAGACGAAAAGCTCCGGGCCGTGGCCGCTGCCACCCCGGTGCGCACCCTGCGGCAGGGCAATCCCCGGCGCCGCGGCGTCCTCTGGGTCCTGGTCCTGCTCATCGCCGCCCTCCTGGCCACTGGTGCCGGATGGTTTTTCGGCATGGGTCCCGGCGCTGCCGCCGCCGTACCTGCAGTAGCTAACAAAACGGTGGCCCAGGCCCAGCAGGTGCTGAGCGGGGTGGGTTTCCGTTCCACCACGAGCGATGTGTTCGACGACGAGGTGCCCACCGGGCTCGTGGTGGGCAGTGAGCCGGCTGCGGGGACCGAGATCCGGAAGTTCCAGCCCATCTCCCTGCTGGTCTCGAAGGGTCCACAGCTGTTTCCCCTGCCGAACCTCACCGGCGGCACGCTGGACGAAGCAAAGAGTTCCCTGAACGCGGCGCAGATGGCGCTGGGCACTGTGTCCGAGAAGTTCGACGAGGATGCGGCGGCCGGGATCGTCTTGTCGCAGGACCCTGCAGCCGGCAGCCCCGCACGCCACGGCACGCCCGTGGCCATTGCGGTTTCCAAGGGCCCTCAGCCGATTGCAGTTCCATCCGTCATCGGAAAGTCCGAGGATGACGCCGTGGCGGCCATCGAGGCCGCAGGCCTTACTGCCCGGGTGGCCCCGGATGAGGTTTTCGACCGGAACGTCCCGGAGGGGGACGTGGCCAGCCAGTCCCCGGCCAACGGGACGCTGACCAGGGGCGGAACGGTCACCTTGACCATCTCCAAGGGCCCCAAAATGGTGAATGTTCCCAGTTTCATTGGCAGACAGGTAGAGGATGCCCGTAAGCAACTGAAGGAGTTGGGCTTCGACGTCAAAGTGAACAACATCCTCGGTGGCTTTTTCGGCACAGTCCGGGACCAGAGCCCGGTGAACAAGGAAGTTCCGGAGGGCTCAACCGTGACCCTGACCGTGGTCTAA
- a CDS encoding lytic transglycosylase domain-containing protein gives MTMSRSPKQPPKPSLPMIAATTAALPAVVLSSLALAQPAAAQQPARSIPSSLAAAMKAQAEAKAAGTVIPASVVSTTIPAAFQPAQPAAPAEYTIVRGDTVSGIAGRFGLETGEILKLNNLQANTIIYPGQKLKLSGSPAPAAPAPAAAAAPAAPAPGAGATYTVKSGDTLGAIAARHNVSLSDVFTWNNLSMRSIIYPGQKIKVGGGSAPAAPAPAAPAPAPALANTSAPATGSYTIKAGDTLSAIASRHGVKLPDLLSANKLGMTSIIYPGSKLVIPGGSGQQAQQPAAPQPAAAPLVPSSFLGFSYPAAVVSSANENKALLNASPVPSREEMKNIVADTARRMGVDTSLALAFAFQESGFNQRAVSPANAIGTMQVIPSSGQWASDLVGRKLNLLDPYDNAAAGVAIIRQLLATSKDQDSAIAGYYQGQYSVSKYGMYDDTKAYVAAIKAHQKNFR, from the coding sequence ATGACGATGTCCCGCTCGCCCAAGCAGCCCCCCAAGCCGAGTCTGCCGATGATTGCCGCCACCACCGCGGCACTGCCAGCGGTCGTCCTGTCATCCCTTGCTCTGGCCCAGCCGGCTGCAGCGCAGCAGCCCGCGCGGAGCATTCCCAGCAGCCTGGCAGCGGCAATGAAGGCCCAGGCCGAGGCGAAGGCCGCGGGCACCGTGATCCCCGCTTCTGTTGTCTCCACCACCATTCCGGCAGCTTTCCAGCCGGCCCAGCCGGCAGCCCCAGCCGAGTACACGATTGTCCGCGGCGACACAGTCAGCGGTATCGCCGGCCGTTTCGGCCTGGAGACGGGTGAGATCCTCAAGCTGAACAACCTGCAGGCCAACACCATCATTTACCCCGGCCAGAAGCTCAAGCTGTCCGGCTCACCCGCTCCCGCCGCACCCGCGCCTGCAGCCGCCGCTGCCCCTGCAGCTCCGGCACCCGGCGCCGGGGCAACCTACACAGTGAAATCCGGCGACACCCTGGGCGCCATCGCTGCCAGGCACAACGTGTCGCTGTCGGATGTCTTCACCTGGAACAACCTGTCCATGCGTTCCATCATCTATCCGGGACAGAAGATCAAGGTGGGCGGCGGCTCGGCGCCGGCAGCTCCCGCGCCGGCGGCACCAGCACCTGCACCCGCCCTGGCCAACACATCGGCACCCGCAACGGGGTCCTACACCATCAAAGCCGGTGACACACTCTCGGCCATCGCATCCCGCCACGGAGTAAAGCTGCCGGACCTGCTGTCTGCCAACAAGCTGGGCATGACCAGCATCATTTACCCGGGCAGCAAACTGGTCATCCCCGGCGGCTCCGGGCAGCAGGCCCAGCAGCCCGCGGCGCCGCAGCCGGCCGCGGCTCCCCTGGTGCCCAGCTCGTTCCTCGGATTCAGCTACCCGGCAGCTGTTGTCAGCTCGGCCAATGAGAACAAGGCCCTGCTGAATGCTTCACCCGTGCCCTCGCGGGAGGAAATGAAGAACATCGTTGCCGACACCGCACGGCGCATGGGTGTGGACACTTCCCTGGCCCTTGCCTTTGCCTTCCAGGAGTCCGGTTTCAACCAGCGCGCGGTGTCGCCGGCGAACGCAATCGGCACTATGCAGGTCATTCCCAGCTCCGGACAGTGGGCATCGGACCTGGTGGGACGGAAGCTGAACCTGCTGGACCCGTACGACAATGCAGCAGCCGGCGTGGCCATCATTCGGCAACTGCTGGCCACCAGCAAGGACCAGGACAGCGCGATCGCGGGTTACTACCAGGGCCAGTACTCGGTGAGCAAGTACGGCATGTACGACGACACCAAGGCGTATGTTGCCGCGATCAAGGCCCACCAGAAGAACTTCAGGTAA
- a CDS encoding alpha/beta hydrolase, with translation MTSGPDHSPFSSAFSGEGPRTGVVLSHGFTGSPHGLRAWALAFAAAGFAVRMPLLPGHGTTWQDLARTRWQQWHGALDDAFLELDAECDQVFAAGLSMGGALALRLAATRPVAGVLLVNPGLVIDDPRAPLAGLLKLVLKSTPSIGNDILKAGMDEGAYARTPVAAAHELNKMFKDTVRLLPRVTAPVQVYRSTVDHVVSDSSMDVLRRGLVHAPLEVVRLENSYHVATLDNDADRIFEGSVDFIRRVLKQTTASPAGSGQEVRGEQA, from the coding sequence ATGACGTCCGGTCCGGACCACAGCCCGTTCAGCAGCGCCTTCAGCGGAGAAGGGCCGCGAACGGGAGTAGTGCTGTCCCACGGCTTCACGGGAAGCCCGCATGGCCTTCGCGCCTGGGCCCTGGCATTCGCCGCTGCCGGCTTCGCCGTCAGGATGCCTTTGCTGCCCGGGCATGGGACCACGTGGCAGGATCTTGCACGCACCCGGTGGCAGCAATGGCACGGCGCCCTGGATGATGCCTTCCTGGAACTGGATGCTGAATGCGACCAGGTTTTCGCGGCCGGCCTGAGCATGGGCGGCGCCCTCGCCCTGCGCCTTGCCGCCACCCGCCCCGTGGCCGGTGTGCTGCTGGTGAACCCAGGCCTGGTGATTGACGATCCCAGGGCACCGTTGGCCGGACTGCTCAAACTGGTGCTGAAGAGTACCCCGTCCATCGGCAACGACATCCTGAAAGCGGGCATGGATGAAGGCGCCTACGCCCGTACGCCCGTGGCCGCGGCCCATGAACTGAACAAAATGTTCAAGGACACCGTCCGGCTCCTTCCCCGGGTCACGGCGCCCGTCCAGGTTTACCGGTCCACCGTGGACCATGTCGTGTCCGACTCCAGCATGGACGTCCTGCGGCGCGGGCTGGTACACGCTCCCCTGGAGGTGGTCCGGCTCGAGAACAGCTACCACGTGGCCACCCTGGACAACGACGCCGACCGCATCTTCGAGGGTTCGGTGGACTTTATCCGGCGCGTGCTGAAGCAAACGACGGCCAGCCCTGCAGGATCAGGACAGGAGGTGCGCGGTGAACAGGCCTGA